Genomic segment of Candidatus Thorarchaeota archaeon:
AACGGTCTGAACATCCGAAGTCGAAGCACACCTACTTTCTCACCCTTCTCTCGGAGGGTATCAGCCACTGCTTTAGCAGTACCGCCAGTAGTACTGTGGGTCAGGATGATAATCTCGGCGTCCTCTGTTTTGTATTCCTCATACATTCCGTAGGAGCGTCCTGTCATCTTTTCGAATTCTTCTTCAACCTTCTTGAACGCCTTGGGGACATTCTTCATTGCCTCATCCTGTTGCTCCTTGAACTCAAAGTAGTAGTCGGTCAAAGCCAAGGGACCCATCGTAATTGGATCATCGGGATTCAACGGCAAAACAGGTTCTCTCGTACCCAGGAAATCGTGAACCGCTTCGGTAGGAAGCATCTCAACACGTTCTACATTGTGACTGAGAATAAAACCGTCAATACACACCATCGCAGGCAGAAGTACATCGTGATCTTCTGCTAGCTTGAATGCCATAATTGTTGTATCGTAGGCTTCCTGACAGCTCTGTGTGTAGATTTGAATAAAGCCGCTGTCACGGGCACCATAGCTGTCACTCCAGTCGTTATGGATATTGATGGGAGCAGACAGGGCTCGGTTTGCAACATTGAGCACAATCGGCATCCTCATGGAAGCTGCACAGTAGAGTATCTCCCACATCAGTGCCAGACCAGCAGATGCAGTAGCTGTTCCGACTCTGCCGCCCACCGCGGATGCACCAATACAGGCGGACATCGCGCTGTGCTCAGATTCTACGGGGATAACCCTCGTATCTACCTCACCGTTTGCGACAAACTTCTGGAAGTCTTCCACGATGATGGTCTGTGGTGTAATGGGATATGCGGCGAGAACATCAAGATCACACTGCTTCAACGCGTGTGCAATCGCTGCGTCGCCAGTCAGTCCTTCGATTGTAATCTGTTCGGCAGGTACTCTCTTAGCACTCGTCACTTTACTCATCCTCCATCTTTATCGCGTCGACCGGGCATTGTTCGGCACAGATGCCGCAGCCCTTGCAATAATCGTAGTCATAGATGTGCACGTATTCACCATCTTTCTCTTCAAGCCGAATGGCATCATCTGGACAGAAAATCCAACAGAGACCGCAAGTGCCGTTCTTAACCCACAAGCACTTCTCGGGAATATGAACAGGCCGTTTTGATCTCCAGCCACCGGTCTTGTATTCCGTCGCGTTACCTGGCTTTATAATATTGCCAGCCATCGGGATTTCGTCGTACTTCTCGCTCATTCCGTTTCAGCCTCCTCAACCGCTCTTTCCATCGCGGCTTTGTTGAGTTCGCCCACTTTTCCTGGATAGCGTTCCATAACCGTCTTAATCGCAGTCTCAAGTTTGACCACGCCAGTAGCCTTTATCGCTGCTGCCATCGTGGGCATGTTGTAGAATGGTCGGCCCATGATATCCATGGCT
This window contains:
- the porA gene encoding pyruvate ferredoxin oxidoreductase; translated protein: MSKVTSAKRVPAEQITIEGLTGDAAIAHALKQCDLDVLAAYPITPQTIIVEDFQKFVANGEVDTRVIPVESEHSAMSACIGASAVGGRVGTATASAGLALMWEILYCAASMRMPIVLNVANRALSAPINIHNDWSDSYGARDSGFIQIYTQSCQEAYDTTIMAFKLAEDHDVLLPAMVCIDGFILSHNVERVEMLPTEAVHDFLGTREPVLPLNPDDPITMGPLALTDYYFEFKEQQDEAMKNVPKAFKKVEEEFEKMTGRSYGMYEEYKTEDAEIIILTHSTTGGTAKAVADTLREKGEKVGVLRLRMFRPFPTEEIREILAGAKAVAVFEKCRSFGAASNPLALEVRTALYDLDERPMVADFVVGLGGRDVPPTTIVDGIRKTEEYLEKGEAPLYETLGVRK
- a CDS encoding 4Fe-4S binding protein, which produces MSEKYDEIPMAGNIIKPGNATEYKTGGWRSKRPVHIPEKCLWVKNGTCGLCWIFCPDDAIRLEEKDGEYVHIYDYDYCKGCGICAEQCPVDAIKMEDE